In Rhodospirillales bacterium, the following proteins share a genomic window:
- a CDS encoding flagellar biosynthetic protein FliR: MLEQLIGGGVFVFLLVFTRVGAALMWLPGVGTAAVPVNVRLAIALLASFALVAPLAPVLPAQPPEEPSGLAILLAGEALIGTLFGLIGRVLLAALQTAGTFIALFASIANAFVNDPVAEQQSSTVSGFLSLLGATLIVTTDLHEVMLRALVGTYDLFVPGEAPPLGDLADLFARQVSGSFLLGFQLASPFLIAALIYYVGLGVLGRLMPTLHVFFFGLPAQIGLQLWLLTAVIAGMMLVFADRFRAAWGVFASP; this comes from the coding sequence ATGCTCGAGCAGCTGATCGGCGGCGGCGTTTTCGTCTTCCTCCTGGTGTTCACCCGCGTCGGCGCGGCGCTGATGTGGCTGCCCGGGGTCGGCACCGCCGCGGTGCCGGTCAACGTCCGCCTCGCCATCGCGCTGCTGGCGAGCTTCGCGCTGGTCGCGCCGCTCGCGCCGGTGCTGCCGGCCCAGCCGCCGGAGGAGCCCTCCGGCCTCGCCATCCTGCTCGCCGGCGAGGCGCTGATCGGCACCCTGTTCGGCCTGATCGGGCGCGTCCTGCTCGCGGCGCTGCAGACCGCCGGCACGTTCATCGCGCTGTTCGCCTCGATCGCCAACGCCTTCGTCAACGATCCGGTGGCCGAACAGCAAAGCTCGACCGTGTCCGGGTTCCTCTCGCTGCTCGGCGCCACCCTGATCGTGACGACCGATCTGCACGAGGTCATGCTGCGCGCGCTGGTCGGAACCTACGACCTGTTCGTGCCGGGCGAGGCGCCGCCGCTCGGCGATCTCGCCGACTTGTTCGCGCGCCAGGTTTCCGGCTCCTTTCTGCTCGGGTTCCAGCTGGCGTCGCCGTTCCTGATCGCGGCGCTGATCTATTACGTCGGCCTCGGCGTGCTCGGGCGGCTGATGCCGACGCTGCACGTGTTCTTCTTCGGCTTGCCCGCCCAGATCGGGTTGCAGCTCTGGCTGCTGACGGCGGTGATCGCCGGGATGATGCTGGTCTTCGCCGACCGGTTCCGCGCCGCGTGGGGCGTATTCGCCTCGCCGTGA
- the flgB gene encoding flagellar basal body rod protein FlgB, translating into MDFATLPLFQAVKKRLNWLGQRQEVLSQNIANADTPGYRARDLKTYDFREIVRREAQQINMTVTGPNQMPGQRKRLRDFTEAETKIPYETRPDGNSVVIEEQMMKVGEAGLKHHLTTELYRKHMALFRMALGKE; encoded by the coding sequence CGCTGTTCCAGGCGGTGAAGAAACGGCTCAACTGGCTCGGCCAGCGCCAGGAAGTGCTGTCCCAGAACATCGCCAACGCCGACACGCCCGGCTACCGCGCGCGCGATCTCAAGACTTACGACTTCCGCGAGATCGTCCGGCGCGAAGCCCAGCAGATCAACATGACCGTGACGGGGCCCAACCAGATGCCCGGCCAGCGCAAGCGGCTGCGCGACTTCACCGAGGCGGAAACGAAAATTCCCTACGAAACCCGGCCCGACGGCAACAGCGTCGTGATCGAGGAACAGATGATGAAGGTCGGCGAAGCCGGGCTCAAGCATCACCTGACCACCGAACTCTACCGCAAGCACATGGCGCTGTTCCGCATGGCGCTCGGCAAGGAGTAG
- the flgC gene encoding flagellar basal body rod protein FlgC has translation MEDLMKTMRLSAAGMKAQGTRLRVISENVANADSLPTAPGGQPYRRRVVSFKNELDRATGLQMVKVKNIRPDRSEFPQRFDPNHPAADANGYVKTPNVSTLIEMTDMREAQRSYEANMTTLKAAKTMLQGTIDILRR, from the coding sequence ATGGAAGACCTGATGAAAACGATGCGGCTTTCGGCCGCCGGCATGAAGGCGCAAGGCACGCGGCTCCGCGTCATTTCGGAAAACGTCGCCAACGCCGATTCCCTGCCGACCGCGCCGGGCGGGCAGCCCTACCGGCGCCGGGTGGTGAGCTTCAAGAACGAACTCGACCGCGCGACCGGCCTGCAGATGGTCAAGGTCAAAAACATCCGTCCCGACCGGAGCGAATTTCCCCAGCGTTTCGATCCCAACCACCCGGCCGCCGACGCCAACGGCTACGTCAAAACGCCCAACGTCAGCACCCTGATCGAAATGACCGACATGCGCGAGGCGCAGCGTTCCTACGAGGCCAACATGACCACCCTCAAGGCCGCGAAAACGATGCTGCAAGGCACCATCGACATCCTTCGTCGCTGA
- the fliQ gene encoding flagellar biosynthesis protein FliQ, producing the protein MDQVAVIEIGRDSLWQILIISAPLLIAGMVVGIVISLFQALTTIQEITLTFVPKIVAVFVATVVFLPFMMTTLIEFSHGLFDRIAAIG; encoded by the coding sequence ATGGACCAGGTTGCCGTCATCGAAATCGGCCGCGACAGCCTGTGGCAGATCCTGATCATCAGCGCGCCGCTTTTGATCGCGGGCATGGTGGTCGGCATCGTCATTTCGCTCTTTCAGGCGCTGACCACGATTCAGGAAATCACCCTGACGTTCGTCCCCAAGATCGTGGCGGTGTTCGTCGCGACCGTGGTCTTCCTGCCGTTCATGATGACGACGCTGATCGAGTTTTCCCACGGTTTGTTCGACCGCATCGCCGCCATAGGATAG
- the flhB gene encoding flagellar biosynthesis protein FlhB, giving the protein MAEQDDADKTEDPSGRKLERGRRRGQVAKSQEVAHWGIIMAGALLIVFAAPWTMKGVARVALPFLESPAQIPADLGRLQALFGDVAQALLAAVWPVFLFLVIAALAIHLVQTGLVWAVDKFELDWSRLSPIKGFGRLMSTRTLAEFVKGIVKIAVIGFVIFTVALPVMRDVELLPAMGLGAVLDHSEAVVLRVAAATLAVLTVIAGFDFAYQRFMFTRQMRMTKHEVKEETKQAEGDPHVKARIRSLRRERARQRMMAAVPKATVVITNPTHYAVALAYEIEKMEAPKLVAKGADYVALRIREIAEEHEVPIVENPPLARALFASVELDQEIPIEHYKAVAEVIGYVMRLKKRLN; this is encoded by the coding sequence ATGGCCGAACAAGACGACGCCGACAAAACAGAAGACCCTTCGGGACGAAAACTCGAACGCGGCCGGCGCCGCGGCCAAGTCGCCAAGTCCCAGGAAGTCGCCCATTGGGGCATCATCATGGCCGGCGCCCTGCTGATCGTGTTCGCGGCGCCGTGGACCATGAAGGGCGTCGCGCGCGTCGCGCTGCCGTTTCTCGAATCGCCCGCGCAAATTCCGGCCGACTTGGGCCGCCTGCAGGCGTTGTTCGGCGACGTCGCCCAGGCCCTGCTGGCGGCGGTATGGCCGGTGTTCCTGTTCCTGGTGATCGCCGCGCTCGCCATCCATCTCGTGCAGACCGGGCTGGTGTGGGCGGTCGACAAGTTCGAGCTCGATTGGAGCCGGCTGTCGCCCATCAAGGGCTTCGGTCGCCTGATGTCGACGCGCACGCTCGCCGAGTTCGTCAAGGGCATCGTCAAGATCGCCGTCATCGGTTTCGTCATCTTCACCGTCGCGCTGCCGGTCATGCGGGACGTCGAACTGCTGCCGGCGATGGGTCTCGGCGCGGTTCTCGACCATTCCGAGGCGGTGGTGCTGCGCGTCGCCGCCGCGACGCTGGCGGTCCTGACCGTGATCGCGGGATTCGACTTCGCCTACCAGCGCTTCATGTTCACGCGCCAGATGCGCATGACCAAGCACGAGGTCAAGGAAGAAACCAAGCAGGCCGAAGGCGATCCGCACGTCAAGGCGCGCATCCGTTCGCTCCGGCGCGAGCGCGCGCGCCAGCGCATGATGGCGGCGGTGCCGAAGGCGACGGTGGTCATCACCAACCCGACCCACTACGCCGTCGCGCTCGCCTACGAGATAGAGAAGATGGAAGCGCCCAAGCTGGTCGCCAAGGGCGCCGATTACGTCGCGCTCCGCATCCGCGAGATCGCCGAGGAACACGAGGTGCCCATCGTCGAAAACCCGCCGCTCGCCCGCGCCCTGTTCGCCAGCGTCGAACTGGACCAGGAAATCCCGATCGAGCACTATAAGGCGGTGGCCGAGGTGATCGGCTACGTCATGCGCCTCAAGAAAAGGTTGAATTGA
- a CDS encoding flagellar hook-basal body complex protein FliE, with translation MLKPVTSAASAIAAYDSVAKGAPGSIGGSIGKGLGTGGGAGDGGAFADLVKSAIQEAARIGKTAEQASIAAVNDRADIGKVVTAVAEAELTLQTVVTVRDRVIEAYREIMRMPI, from the coding sequence ATGTTGAAACCAGTCACTTCCGCCGCGTCCGCCATCGCCGCCTACGACAGCGTCGCCAAAGGAGCGCCGGGATCGATCGGCGGATCGATCGGCAAGGGTTTGGGTACGGGAGGCGGCGCCGGCGACGGCGGCGCGTTCGCCGATCTGGTCAAGAGCGCGATCCAGGAGGCCGCCCGCATCGGCAAGACCGCCGAACAGGCGTCGATCGCCGCCGTCAACGACCGCGCCGACATCGGCAAGGTCGTGACCGCGGTCGCCGAAGCCGAACTGACCCTGCAGACGGTGGTCACCGTCCGCGACCGGGTGATCGAGGCTTACCGCGAAATCATGCGCATGCCGATCTGA